The Mycolicibacterium duvalii DNA window TGGTCGGGCGCAGGTCACGGTCGGAGTTGGCTGGCTCAAGGACGAGTTCGACATGATCGGCGTCCCGTTCAACAAGCGGGGTCGCATCACCGACGAGTGCCTTGCCGCGATGTACGAGCTGTGGACCAGCGACAACCCCAGCTTCGACGGCGAATTCGTGAAATTCGACAATGTGGCCTTCGGGCCCAAGCCGATTCGCAAACCACGGCCGGTGATTTGGATGGGCGGAGACGCCGATGCGGTGTTACGCCGCGCGGCGCGTTTCGGTGACGGCTGGGCGCCTTGGCTCACGAAACCGGCGGAACTGCCGGCCAAAATGGACTATCTGCGGTCCCAGCCCGGTTTCGACGACCGGCCGTTCTCGTTGTTCTATAGCCTCGCGGTACTTTCCATCGGTCAGGAGCATGCGATCGTCGACGACGCAGGCGCGCAGTACGGGCAGAGCGCGCAGCAGGTGATCGACAACTGCGGCATGCTCGCCGATCTGGGCGTCACCGATACGTGGGTCAACCCGCCGCCGCTGAGTGATTTCAGCGCGTATCTGGACCACATGCATTGGGTGGCTGAGGAGATCATCCCCAAGGTCGGATGAGCGCTTGTGCGAAGACCCATCAACACCGGATGAGGTCTATCCCGGCTTGATGTTCAGCGGCACCGACTCCAGGGTCAATGTCCCGGTGGGCCAGTGCACGCACGGCTCCTTGTCGCCGGCCAGACTGTATTCGGGGATGCGCGCGTGCCATTCCTCGAGGATGAGCCGGAGTTCCAGGCGCGCGAGGTGCGAGCCCAGGCACCGGTGCGGCCCGCGCCCGAACGCGAAATGCACAGGCTTGCCGTCGATGTGGACCTCGTCGGGGTCGGGGTACCGCAGTGGATCGCGGTCGGCACCCCCATAGGACAGCATCACCGTGGTGTCCTTCGGGACGATCCTGCCCGCCACCTCGACATCTTCGGTCGTGACGCGCGGCGTGAACGGGACGGGCCCCTCGACGCGCAGCAGGTCTTCGACGAAGGCCGGGATGAGCGAGAAGTCGTTGGCGATCTGGCGGCGCAAGTCGGCATCGCCGGCCAGCTTCGCCAGTGCGAATCCGACCGCTGCGGTGACGGTGTCCAGGCCGGCCAGCACGAACAAGAAGCACAGCCCGAGGATCTCGTTGTCGGACATGCCGCCGTCTTCGCGGTTCTGTATCAGCTGGGTGAGCATGTCGCTGCCGGTCGCGCTGCTGCGCCGCTCGGCGATGTGTTCGGTCAGGTAGGTGAACAGTTCCAGAGCGAGGGCCATCACCTCCGGCGTCGGCTCGGCGCTACTCGGATCGGTGAACTCCAGAATCGAGTCCTTCCACTGCACCAGCCGGTCGCGGTCGGCCAGCGGAAGCCCGAACAGCGTCAGGAACACCTGGGAGGGAAACGGTACGGCCAGATCCGGGACGACGTCGCACTCACCCTTGGCCGCGATCGCGTCGATCAGCTCGGCCGCCTGCCTGCGTAGTTCCGGCTCGCGCTCGGCCATCTTTTTCGGGCTGAAGAACGGATCCAGTATGCGGCGAAATCGCGTGTGCTCCGGCGGATCGATTGCGATGGGGACCAGCGGGACAGGGCTGCCCAGCCGGTCGAAGGCCCGCGCCGACGAGAAGAGATCGGGTCTCTTGGCGGCGAACTCCACAGCCTCGGCGCTGGTCAGGACGATCTCTTCGCCGGAGCGGACCGCCTCCCCCGCCTCGCGCAGTTCCCGCCAGGCCCGCGTCCGGTTCTCCCTGAAAGGCAGGTCGTTGATGTTGGTGGTCGCAGTCACGCCGAGCTCGGTCATCGGGTGGCCATCCTCTCCGCATCGGCCGCAGTGTGCCTCGCCTCGGATAGACTGTGACAGTAGACTGCCACTTTCCCGGGTAAGTATCGTCCGCACGGCAGCGGGTGTCAACGATGCGGCGATACCTGCCGGCGTTGGTAGTGTCGGGAAACTTGAGACGCTCGAGGAGGTTGGCGGATGGCACGGGGTGACCGTTCACCGCGCGGCGAGCATGCCGACCGGGTGCGCAACGCATTGTTGGAAGCAGCGCTGGACCTGTTCAGCGCCAACGGTTATGACGAGACAACCACCGATCAGATTGCCGACAGCGCAGGTGTCTCCCCACGCACGTTCTTCCGGTATTTCCCGACCAAGGAGTCGGTGCTGTTTTTCGGCGAGTACGACTTCATCGATGCGGTGAGCGGGGTCTACCTCGCCCAACCCGAGGAACTGTCTGACTTCGAGGCGATGGCCAACTCGTTCGCGTTGCTGGCGCCCGGCCTCAAGCGCATCCGCAAGCGCATCGCGCAATACCACGAGGCCGTCGCGTCCTCACTCGTGCTGCTCGGCCGCGAACGCCGGAACCACGAGGCCAACGCCGAGACCGTGGCGAAGGTGATCGCCGAGCGGCGCCGGCTGCCCTCTCCGGACAGTGAGTGCCACCTGCTGGCTTCCATCGGGATGCTGCTCACCGAGCGCGCGGTCAATCAATGGCTGGCCGCTCCCGGACGCGCCCTTGACGACCTGATACGCCAGGAGTTCGCCGCGCTGCCTGCCGTGCTGAAGTAGCACGGGGCGGTTAGGGATCGTCGAAGCGCGTCCCGTCGGGGCAGGCCCGCGGAGTGTCCGGGCCGCAGTACTGCGTCCGCAGATAGCTCGGGTAGGTGTCGGTCGGACCGGCATACAGACCGGCCAGGTTCACCGGCAGGTCGTAGACGCCGATTGCGACCACATGCAGGAAGCCGGTGACCGCCAGAACCCGTAGCAGCGCCTTGACTTTCGTTCCGGCCCAGTGCAGCGTCTCGACGCCCGCCTCCACCCGGATCTGCCCCTTGCGGTTGCGAAAGAACATCAGCGCGCCACTGGAGCTGAGTACCAGGGACCACAGGACGGGGCCGTAGAACGGCAGTTGTACGGTCTGGCCGGCCCACAACGTGGCGCCGGGGACCGCCGCCGGGTACGCGACCAGACCGTGGTGCACCGCGAAGATCTCGAGCGGGAACTCGATCACATACACCGCCAGCCATCCGCAACAGAACGTGCGGACCGGACCCAGCGCAGGCCAGCGGTGCCGCGCCCGCCCCATGGCCCACCGAGCGAGCGTGCCCATGGCCAACGGCATCCAGATGTAGATCATGGCGATCATCAAGACCGGCTCGGCCATGAACCGACTACCGGGACTGAGCGAGCCGGGGACGTTCTCCATCCAGTTACCGAAATTGACCAGGCCCGCGTTGTAGAAGAGCACCGGCTGGAACCAGTTGATCAGCGGGTCATGCCACCAGGCGATCGCCGACCCGATGACGACAGCTGCCTCGACGCACAGCTGCCGCTCGCGCAGACTCTTGCGCACGACGTAGACGATCGCGATGAGAGCCATGATCGGACAGGCGATTTGGAACACGGTGATCGCCAGCCGCGTCCCGCCGGGAATCGGATCGGGTCCCGGGTCCACCGGCACCGCATTTCCCGACACGATCCAGGACAGGTAGACATAGGCGGCGACCGCCGTGCACACGGCGCCCACACTCGACCAGAACAGCACGGGCCGAATCGTTTTGATCGCCGGGCGTTCCGCCGGCGGCCCGGCATGGCCGACCTCGTCGGGACTCTTGAGATCCGTCACTGCTTGCGCCTCCTTTGGCGACCTTCCACCAAAGATGGCAGTTCACTGCCACAGTGTCAACGCCCGATCGAGGCGTGCTAGACCTGCACGGCCTCCCAGCCGCCGCCCTCAGCAGAGCGGTGCGCGGCATCGATCACCGCGAGCGAGAGCAATCCGTCCTCGAAAGTCGGCGCCGAGCTGGGTGCACCGTCGAATGCCGGCAGCCAGTCCTCCAACATGAGTGCCATAGCGCGGCTGGCATGCCCGGCCAGACCGGTGGGCAGCTTCTCCGGATGGTCCGGCTCGCGTTCCATGATCGCCAACGGGCTCAGACCGGTATCCGAGGTCGCGCCCGCCGAGTATTCGATGGACCGCAGGTCGCCGTCCCCGATGATGGTGCCGTTGGAGCCGAACAGCTCCAGCCGGTAGTGATCTGCGTGTGCGCCCATCACCGAGATGCTCAGCACCACGGTCACCCCGGATTCCATCCGCATCAACAGCGCCGCGGTGTCGTCGGCGGTGACCTGCAATGTCGCGCCGTCGGGCAGTTCGCGCACCGGCTCAGTGGTGCGCACCTCGGCGCACACCGACAGCGGTCGGCCGAGCAGGTTGCACAG harbors:
- a CDS encoding cytochrome P450, with translation MTELGVTATTNINDLPFRENRTRAWRELREAGEAVRSGEEIVLTSAEAVEFAAKRPDLFSSARAFDRLGSPVPLVPIAIDPPEHTRFRRILDPFFSPKKMAEREPELRRQAAELIDAIAAKGECDVVPDLAVPFPSQVFLTLFGLPLADRDRLVQWKDSILEFTDPSSAEPTPEVMALALELFTYLTEHIAERRSSATGSDMLTQLIQNREDGGMSDNEILGLCFLFVLAGLDTVTAAVGFALAKLAGDADLRRQIANDFSLIPAFVEDLLRVEGPVPFTPRVTTEDVEVAGRIVPKDTTVMLSYGGADRDPLRYPDPDEVHIDGKPVHFAFGRGPHRCLGSHLARLELRLILEEWHARIPEYSLAGDKEPCVHWPTGTLTLESVPLNIKPG
- a CDS encoding TIGR03619 family F420-dependent LLM class oxidoreductase — encoded protein: MRFTVYLPNTMHVSAVTQPWEHALTGTDIAQVARTAEKLGYSQVFLPEHFLTPTAHVELSGDHYFDATTAQAFIAGATSTISVGSMVTILPLHNPVIAAKSISTLDWLSGGRAQVTVGVGWLKDEFDMIGVPFNKRGRITDECLAAMYELWTSDNPSFDGEFVKFDNVAFGPKPIRKPRPVIWMGGDADAVLRRAARFGDGWAPWLTKPAELPAKMDYLRSQPGFDDRPFSLFYSLAVLSIGQEHAIVDDAGAQYGQSAQQVIDNCGMLADLGVTDTWVNPPPLSDFSAYLDHMHWVAEEIIPKVG
- a CDS encoding spirocyclase AveC family protein — its product is MTDLKSPDEVGHAGPPAERPAIKTIRPVLFWSSVGAVCTAVAAYVYLSWIVSGNAVPVDPGPDPIPGGTRLAITVFQIACPIMALIAIVYVVRKSLRERQLCVEAAVVIGSAIAWWHDPLINWFQPVLFYNAGLVNFGNWMENVPGSLSPGSRFMAEPVLMIAMIYIWMPLAMGTLARWAMGRARHRWPALGPVRTFCCGWLAVYVIEFPLEIFAVHHGLVAYPAAVPGATLWAGQTVQLPFYGPVLWSLVLSSSGALMFFRNRKGQIRVEAGVETLHWAGTKVKALLRVLAVTGFLHVVAIGVYDLPVNLAGLYAGPTDTYPSYLRTQYCGPDTPRACPDGTRFDDP
- a CDS encoding TetR family transcriptional regulator; the protein is MARGDRSPRGEHADRVRNALLEAALDLFSANGYDETTTDQIADSAGVSPRTFFRYFPTKESVLFFGEYDFIDAVSGVYLAQPEELSDFEAMANSFALLAPGLKRIRKRIAQYHEAVASSLVLLGRERRNHEANAETVAKVIAERRRLPSPDSECHLLASIGMLLTERAVNQWLAAPGRALDDLIRQEFAALPAVLK